A window of Clostridium botulinum BKT015925 contains these coding sequences:
- a CDS encoding MIP/aquaporin family protein, whose amino-acid sequence MSRFMAEFLGTMLLILLGDGVVASVALNKSKGQNGGWIVVTTSWAVAVAVPALIFGAISGAHFNPAVTIAFAAIGFGGITWGMVPTYIIAQMLGAMLGAALVWITYLPHWSETEDPAVKLGVFCTAPAIRNSASNLITEIIGTFVLVFTILGLSRVDQAPGIGVYSVGLVILVIGLALGGPTGYAINPARDLGPRIAHAILPIAGKGGSDWGYSWIPVVGPIIGGLIGAFLFKAVFVA is encoded by the coding sequence ATGTCTAGATTTATGGCAGAATTTTTAGGAACAATGTTACTTATCTTATTAGGTGACGGTGTAGTTGCCAGTGTAGCACTTAACAAGAGTAAGGGACAAAATGGAGGTTGGATAGTTGTAACAACATCTTGGGCAGTAGCAGTAGCAGTTCCAGCACTTATATTTGGAGCAATAAGTGGAGCACACTTTAATCCAGCAGTTACAATAGCTTTTGCAGCAATAGGATTTGGTGGAATAACTTGGGGAATGGTTCCAACATATATAATAGCTCAAATGTTAGGAGCAATGCTTGGAGCAGCCTTAGTATGGATTACTTATTTACCACACTGGAGTGAAACAGAAGATCCAGCAGTAAAACTTGGAGTATTTTGTACAGCGCCAGCAATTAGAAACAGTGCTTCAAATCTTATAACAGAAATTATAGGAACATTTGTACTTGTATTTACAATCTTAGGACTTTCAAGAGTTGATCAAGCACCAGGAATTGGAGTATATTCAGTTGGACTTGTAATATTAGTAATTGGTCTTGCATTAGGTGGACCTACAGGATATGCAATCAATCCTGCCAGAGACTTAGGACCTCGTATAGCACATGCTATCTTACCTATAGCTGGAAAAGGCGGATCAGATTGGGGATATTCTTGGATTCCAGTAGTTGGACCAATAATAGGTGGATTAATTGGAGCTTTCTTATTTAAAGCTGTATTTGTAGCTTAG
- a CDS encoding NAD(P)/FAD-dependent oxidoreductase yields the protein MREHDIVIIGGGPAGLAAAIGAREEGIQDILILERDTCLGGILNQCIHNGFGLHTFKEELTGPEYAQRFADKVKEMKIPYKLNTMVIDISEDKVITVVNEEDGLVEIKAKSIILAMGCRERPRGAINIPGSRCAGIYSAGAAQKFVNIDGFMPGKEVVILGSGDIGLIMARRMTLEGAKVKAVVELMPYSGGLKRNIVQCLDDFGIPLKLAHTVTNIKGKDRLEGISIAKVDENRKPIKETEEYIPCDTLLLSVGLVPENELSTKADVNLSPVTGGPLVNESLQTNIEGVFACGNVLHVHDLVDFVTEESINAGKNAAKYLNGKKFSKDGIQLVATEGARYTVPTVIDPENIEKLVDVRFRVGDVFKDSYVSVYFDDVREMHIKKRIIAPGEMETVKLTKALFDKHPNCKKITVKVEGE from the coding sequence ATGAGAGAACATGATATAGTAATTATAGGCGGTGGTCCTGCTGGTCTTGCAGCTGCTATAGGTGCAAGAGAAGAAGGAATACAAGATATTTTAATATTAGAAAGAGATACTTGTTTAGGTGGTATACTAAATCAATGTATTCATAATGGATTTGGGCTTCATACTTTTAAAGAAGAACTTACTGGACCTGAATATGCACAAAGATTTGCAGATAAAGTAAAAGAAATGAAAATACCATATAAACTAAATACTATGGTTATAGATATAAGTGAAGACAAGGTTATAACAGTAGTTAATGAAGAAGATGGATTAGTAGAAATAAAAGCTAAGTCAATAATATTAGCTATGGGTTGTCGTGAAAGACCTAGAGGAGCAATAAATATACCAGGAAGTAGATGTGCAGGTATATATTCTGCAGGTGCTGCTCAAAAGTTCGTAAATATTGATGGATTTATGCCAGGAAAAGAAGTTGTTATACTTGGTTCAGGAGATATCGGACTTATAATGGCAAGAAGAATGACTTTAGAAGGTGCTAAAGTTAAAGCTGTTGTAGAACTTATGCCATATTCAGGTGGTCTTAAGAGAAACATAGTGCAATGTTTAGATGACTTTGGAATACCTCTAAAATTAGCACATACTGTTACGAACATAAAAGGTAAAGATAGATTAGAAGGTATTAGTATAGCTAAAGTAGACGAAAATAGAAAGCCTATAAAGGAAACAGAAGAATATATTCCTTGTGATACGTTATTATTGTCAGTAGGACTTGTTCCAGAAAATGAATTATCTACAAAAGCAGATGTTAATCTATCACCTGTTACTGGTGGACCATTAGTTAATGAAAGTCTTCAAACTAATATTGAAGGTGTGTTTGCATGTGGAAACGTACTACATGTACATGACCTAGTTGACTTTGTTACAGAAGAAAGTATTAATGCAGGTAAAAATGCTGCTAAATACTTAAATGGTAAAAAGTTTAGCAAAGATGGAATTCAATTAGTTGCAACAGAAGGTGCAAGATACACAGTTCCAACTGTTATAGATCCTGAAAATATAGAAAAATTAGTAGATGTAAGATTTAGAGTTGGAGACGTATTTAAAGATAGTTATGTTTCTGTATATTTTGATGATGTTAGAGAAATGCACATAAAGAAAAGAATAATTGCTCCAGGAGAAATGGAAACAGTAAAACTTACAAAGGCTTTATTTGATAAACATCCTAATTGTAAGAAGATTACTGTTAAGGTGGAAGGAGAGTAG
- a CDS encoding DUF1667 domain-containing protein, producing MSEMRELTCIGCPMGCLLEVTIEDGKVVDVKGNNCLRGKTYAEKECTNPTRIVTSSVKVQGGEIAAVSVKTEADIPKDKIFKCVEELRGVTIPAPIKVGDVVAKDIAGTGVNIIATKSVAKVN from the coding sequence ATGAGTGAAATGAGAGAATTAACATGTATAGGATGCCCTATGGGTTGTTTATTAGAAGTTACTATAGAAGATGGCAAAGTTGTAGATGTAAAAGGTAACAATTGTTTAAGAGGAAAGACTTATGCAGAAAAGGAATGTACTAATCCAACAAGAATAGTTACATCATCTGTTAAAGTTCAAGGTGGAGAAATTGCAGCTGTTTCTGTAAAAACAGAAGCTGATATTCCAAAGGATAAAATATTTAAATGTGTAGAAGAACTTAGAGGAGTTACTATACCAGCACCTATAAAAGTTGGAGATGTAGTTGCAAAGGATATAGCTGGCACAGGTGTTAATATAATTGCTACAAAAAGTGTTGCAAAAGTAAACTAA
- the glpK gene encoding glycerol kinase GlpK has product MEKQQYVMALDQGTTSSRCIIFNKQGEIVSVSQKEFKQIYPKAGWVEHDPMEIWGTQAGVAREALAGAGLYGTDLAGIGITNQRETTVVWNKITGVPVYNAIVWQCRRTAGYCDTLREKGFDKKVKEKTGLILDAYFSGTKIKWILDNVPGAKEQAEKGELIFGNIDTWLIWNLTKGKVHVTDHTNASRTMLYNIHELKWDDEILEELGIPKSMLPEVKPSSCVYGETDELIFGAPVPISGDAGDQQAALFGQLCCKEGMAKNTYGTGCFLLMNTGNTAVESKNGLLTTMAASYAGKIEYALEGSIFIGGAVIQWLRDELRMIRKASESERYALDVEDSNGVYLVPAFVGLGAPYWDAYARGTVVGLTRGAKKEHFIRAALESMAYQTYDVLKAMEEDAGTSLKTLKVDGGACANNFLMQFQSDVLNKPVVRPEVIETTALGAAYLAGLAVGYWKDVEDLSKSVKPSQTFSPKMEDIKRIDIINGWHKAVGRAQGWEK; this is encoded by the coding sequence ATGGAAAAACAACAATATGTAATGGCGTTAGATCAAGGAACAACAAGTTCAAGATGTATAATATTTAATAAGCAGGGTGAAATCGTATCCGTATCACAAAAAGAGTTTAAACAAATTTACCCAAAAGCTGGTTGGGTTGAACATGATCCAATGGAAATATGGGGAACTCAAGCAGGTGTTGCTAGAGAAGCATTAGCAGGTGCAGGACTTTATGGAACAGATCTTGCAGGTATTGGTATTACAAATCAAAGGGAAACTACAGTAGTATGGAACAAGATTACAGGAGTTCCAGTATACAATGCTATAGTATGGCAATGCAGAAGAACAGCTGGATATTGTGATACATTAAGAGAAAAAGGATTCGATAAAAAAGTAAAAGAAAAGACTGGACTTATTTTAGACGCTTACTTCTCTGGAACAAAAATCAAATGGATACTAGATAATGTGCCTGGCGCAAAAGAACAAGCTGAAAAAGGCGAATTAATATTTGGTAACATAGATACTTGGTTAATCTGGAACTTAACTAAAGGAAAAGTTCATGTAACAGATCATACAAATGCTTCAAGAACTATGTTATATAACATACATGAATTAAAATGGGACGATGAAATCTTAGAAGAATTAGGTATTCCTAAATCAATGCTTCCAGAAGTTAAACCTTCAAGTTGTGTATATGGAGAAACTGATGAATTAATATTTGGCGCTCCAGTTCCAATATCAGGGGATGCTGGTGACCAACAAGCAGCATTATTCGGACAACTTTGTTGTAAAGAAGGTATGGCTAAAAACACTTATGGAACAGGTTGCTTCCTATTAATGAATACTGGAAATACAGCAGTAGAATCTAAAAATGGACTTCTTACAACAATGGCTGCTTCATATGCTGGAAAGATTGAATATGCATTAGAAGGAAGTATATTCATAGGTGGAGCTGTAATTCAATGGCTACGTGATGAATTAAGAATGATAAGAAAAGCATCAGAATCAGAAAGATATGCATTAGATGTTGAAGACTCTAATGGAGTATATTTAGTACCAGCTTTCGTTGGTCTTGGAGCACCATATTGGGATGCTTATGCAAGGGGAACTGTAGTTGGACTTACTAGAGGAGCTAAAAAAGAACACTTTATAAGAGCTGCATTAGAATCTATGGCATATCAAACTTATGATGTATTAAAGGCTATGGAAGAAGATGCAGGAACAAGCTTAAAAACATTAAAAGTAGATGGAGGAGCTTGCGCTAATAACTTCTTAATGCAATTCCAATCTGATGTATTAAATAAACCGGTTGTAAGACCAGAAGTTATTGAAACAACAGCATTAGGAGCTGCTTATCTTGCAGGACTTGCAGTAGGATATTGGAAAGATGTTGAAGATTTATCTAAGAGTGTTAAACCTTCTCAAACATTCTCACCTAAGATGGAAGATATAAAGAGAATAGATATTATCAACGGATGGCATAAAGCTGTTGGTAGAGCTCAAGGTTGGGAAAAATAA